Proteins encoded together in one Rhinoraja longicauda isolate Sanriku21f chromosome 22, sRhiLon1.1, whole genome shotgun sequence window:
- the LOC144604660 gene encoding delayed-rectifier potassium channel regulatory subunit KCNS2 — protein sequence MVNETSRSWDPKFEDQAINVNVGGLKRKLSSSTLSRFPNTRLGQLLACDSEESILRICDDYDVSKREFYFDRHPGLFPYVLNFYQTGKLHMMDELCVFSFSQEIEYWGINEFFLDSCCSYRYHDRKTESRRKNWDEESDVSSVDTSPDEISNFNRDLLMFEGMRYGNCRKQLWLTLENPGYSIPSRLFSFMSVSVVLGSIATMCIHSMPKHQIFDEFGEQIDDPRLQIVEYFCIAWFSMEVCSRLLLTPNVKRFCFHPLNMIDIVSVLPFYITLVVDLIIGHSTDLEDLGKVIQILRLMRIFRVLKLARHSTGLRSLGATLKHSYREVGILLLYLGVGVCVFSGMAYTAEKDEDVGLDTIPACWWWGTVSMTTVGYGDVVPITVAGKLAASGCILGGILVVALPITIIFNKFSHFYRQEKALEEAVRGSRRVRREGGEEDSSEGEESTQTSDQALRPHSIRTKDQELPAQ from the exons ATGGTGAATGAGACATCTCGATCCTGGGATCCTAAGTTTGAGGACCAGGCCATCAACGTGAACGTGGGAGGCCTGAAGAGGAAGCTGAGCTCCAGCACACTCTCCAGGTTCCCCAACACCAGGCTGGGACAGTTACTCGCCTGCGACTCGGAGGAGTCCATCCTACGAATATGTGATGACTACGACGTGTCGAAGAGAGAGTTCTACTTCGACCGGCACCCGGGTCTCTTCCCCTACGTCCTCAACTTCTACCAGACCGGGAAGTTGCACATGATGGACGAGCTCTGCGTCTTCTCCTTCTCACAGGAGATCGAGTACTGGGGCATCAACGAGTTCTTCCTCGACTCCTGCTGCAGTTACCGCTACCACGACCGCAAGACGGAGAGCAGACGCAAGAACTGGGACGAGGAGAGTGACGTGAGCAGTGTTGACACCTCCCCGGATGAGATCTCCAACTTCAACCGGGACTTGTTGATGTTCGAAGGGATGAGGTACGGCAACTGCAGGAAGCAGCTCTGGCTAACCCTGGAGAACCCTGGGTACTCCATCCCAAGTAGACTCTTCAGCTTCATGTCCGTCAGTGTGGTCCTGGGCTCCATCGCCACCATGTGCATTCACAGCATGCCCAAGCACCAGATATTCGATGAGTTTGGGGAGCAGATCGATGACCCACGGCTGCAGATCGTGGAATATTTCTGCATCGCTTGGTTCTCCATGGAAGTCTGCTCGCGTCTCCTCCTCACGCCTAACGTCAAGAGGTTCTGCTTCCACCCGCTCAACATGATCGACATTGTCTCCGTGCTGCCGTTCTACATCACCCTGGTGGTCGACCTGATCATCGGCCACTCCACGGACCTGGAAGACTTGGGCAAGGTCATCCAGATCCTCAGGCTGATGAGGATCTTCCGGGTATTGAAATTGGCAAGGCACTCAACAGGACTGCGTTCCTTAGGGGCCACCTTGAAG CACAGTTACCGAGAGGTGGGCATTCTGCTGCTGTACCTGGGCGTCGGCGTGTGCGTCTTCTCCGGCATGGCCTACACGGCCGAGAAGGACGAGGACGTTGGTCTGGACACCATCCCGGCGTGCTGGTGGTGGGGCACGGTCAGCATGACCACGGTGGGTTACGGTGATGTGGTGCCCATCACCGTGGCCGGCAAGCTGGCCGCCTCGGGCTGCATCCTTGGTGGCATCCTCGTGGTGGCCTTGCCCATCACCATCATCTTCAACAAGTTCTCCCACTTCTACCGGCAGGAGAAGGCGCTGGAAGAGGCTGTGAGGGGGAGCCggcgggtgaggagagagggcggggaggaggATAGCAGCGAGGGAGAGGAGTCGACACAAACGAGCGACCAGGCTTTACGGcctcactccatcagaacaaaggACCAAGAGCTGCCCGCACAGTAA